A stretch of DNA from Prochlorococcus marinus str. SB:
CTGTAATGAGAATGTGCAGCTTGGCAATGTCCAAACTACTACTGGAAAATGGGATAGAACCAGTAATGCAAATTTCTTGCAGAGATCGTAATAAAATTGCTTTACAATCAGACATTCTGGGAGCAAATGCTTTAGGAATTAGAAACATCTTATGTATTACCGGTGATTCAATAAAAGCTGGGGATCAACAAGATGCCAAGGCCGTACATGAGTTTGAGTCAGTTAGATTGCTTCAACAAATTCAGGCTTTCAATAAAGGAATTGACCCTACTCTAGGAGAACTTTCAGATAAAAAAACATTTATTTTTGCAGGTTCTGCAGCTGATCCAAATTGCAGAAATAAAAGAAGTCTAGAAAATAGAATGAAAAAGAAAAAAGAGGCTGGAGCTGGATTTATACAAACTCAAATGGTTATGGAAAAAGAAAATTTGATCGAGTTTTGTGAAAAGATTAGCAAGCCTCTTGAAATTCCTGTAATTGCAGGTGTATTCCTATTAAAGTCTTACAAAAACGCTCTCTTTATAAACAAATACGTTCCAGGTGCATACATCCCTGAAAATATCTTAAATCGTCTTAAAGATGCTAAAGAGCCATTACAAGAAGGCATTAAAATTGCAGCTGAACAAGCTCATGATTTTATGAATATCGCAAATGGTGTTCATCTAATGGCCGTAAAAGCAGAGCATTTAATTCCTGAGATTATTGAAAAAGCTAATCTTAGTCTGGAATATTAATCAAATCAGTACCTAATAATTCCGCCATAGCTTTCTGCTGAGGTGATGGCTCAGTCAAATCAGATCTTCTTGAATCTGCTATTAACCAATCTAAAGATGCATCTTGCAAATCAAAATGATCTCCATTTTTCCCAACACAATATTTACCAAACACTAACTTATCCATAAGTCTTACACCTTTACCAATTTTAGAATAATCAAAGATAATTGAGTTATCTATAGTTGCGCCCTCGCAAATGCAACAACTTGGTCCAATCATGGAAGGGCCAATAATAGTTGCTCCATCCTCGATCCTAGTCATACCTCCTATATAGACAGGCCCAGTAATATTAACCTTTTCCCAGTTAGCCGCTACATTCAAGCCGGTAAAAACTCCAGGTTTTATTTCCTTACCTGGTATTTGCACTTGTCTTACCTTACCTTGTAATACATTTCTAATAGCACTCCAATAATCAGGAACTTTTCCAATATCTACCCATTCAAAATCCATTGGTAATGCAAAAAATGGTAAATCCAGTTCAACAAGTTTAGGGAAAAGATCAGCTCCAATATCAAATTTCTCTGCTGAAGGTATGTAATTAAAAATTTCGGGTTCGAAAAGATAAATTCCTGTATTTATAGAGTCACTTAATGCTTGATCAACTTTTGGCTTTTCCTGAAAAGCCTTTATTCTCCCATTTTCATCAGAAACTACGACACCATAACTTGATACTTGATCTTTAGTTACCTTCTTTGTTATTAAGCTTGCAATAGCTCCTTTCTGCTTATGTTTTTTAACAGCTTGAGTTAAATCTAAATCAACTAATGCATCACCACATAAAACAACAAAAGTTTCATCAAAGAAATTTTGAAAATCCTGAATTTTTTTTAATCCACCTGCGGATCCCAAAGCATCACCTATTAATTCTCCATCTTCAATTCTTCCCTCAAAACTATAAGCAATTTCTACTCCAAATCTTTGCCCATCCCTAAAATAATTTTCAATTTCTTCAGCCAGATGAGAAACGTTTACCATTATTTCCTTAAAATTATGTTCTCTTAAAAGTTCCAAGAGAAACTCCATAACAGGTTTTTGCAAAATCGGAATCATCGGTTTTGGAATAACATGCGTAATAGGCTGAACACGTGTGCCTTTACCTGCCGCAAGTATCATTGCCTTCATAAATTCAAAACCATTTTTTAAATTATACGTTATTACTATGAAGCTTCTAAGCAACCGAGGAAGAGGCATTACTTACCTCAAGATTTTCTATAGGCAATTGAGCTAAACCACCATCAGGTATAATTCTCTTAATTTGAATTGGGCCATATAAGTAATTAATTTGTTTAATTTCAATTTTATTTTCTGATGATAAAAATAACAAAGCCCAAAAAACTCCCAAACGGTCTTTATCTAAATCATTTTTTACTACTGTTTGCCATTTCGTGACTAAATATTCAAAATCTGTCCATTGTAGTGCTTTTTCCCATCCTTCAATAAATTTCCCTAATGCTTTAGTGGTTTCTGGAAGTTTCTCGCGATGCGCTAATGACTTTACATGAGAAACTAAAGCCTTATCAGAATATTTTTTATTTCTTTTTCTCTTCATGAGCAGAAGATCTTGGGTTTCTATAAGTTCTGCTATTGACTCTAACTGACTTACAAGTTCTCCCAAAGTTGTTGTACGTTTAAGAATCGGTTGCGCGATTGATCTTCTCCTTAGATATTTTTCAGGATATTTTGGAATATCAAATTCTTTATCAATCCAATCTTGATCATCCAAATCAAATTCATCTTCAAAATCGGAAGAATTGTCTTTGAAAACATCAGATTCCAAAACCTGAGCCTTAAGATTAACTAATACGGAAGCCGCAAAAAATGCTTCACTAGTCTCAGCTAAATCCTTCTGATATGAGATTTGACTATTTGAAGATTGATTAAAAGTATGTGTGTATTGCTCTAAAAAACTATCAATTACACTTATTACATCAATATCCCATGGATCAAGCTCACCTTTACCTGCAGCGTCTTGAAGAAACTTGATCAACAATCTAGGGCCTAATTGCTGCTTATCAATAGGATTGAAATAAGATATTTTGAAATAGATAAAATCTACTCACAAGATATCTTTTAATTTATTTAATGCCAAACAATATTGCGTTAATTTAAAAAATTATATTGTTGGAGCTTTTAGAATATCATTTGTTTTAGTTCCTGAAAAAATATTTGTTTTCACAGCACTTTTAACTGCAGTTAAATCTCGATCAACCAAATTATTGATAGATGCAATGTAACTTTCAGTAATTAATCTTGGGTATAAACCTATTCCAATAATCGGTAAAAGTAAACAGGCAATAATATAAACTTCCCTTGGCTCTGCATCTATAAGTTTTCGTTCTTGGATTAATTGAGGATTTTCTTTACCAAAGAAAATTTCTCGTAACATTGAAAGTAGATAAATAGGAGTAAGTATTACACCTATAGCAGCTAAAGAGGCCATTACTACCCTAAAAGGAAGTGTATACACTTCATCAGTAACAAATCCTGTAAATACCATCAATTCGGAAACAAATCCACTCATTCCAGGCAAAGCCAAGGAAGCAAGGGAGCAAGCAGTCCATAGGGCAAACATAATTCTCATTTTTTGTCCTACACCACTCATTTCATCAAGTTTAAGAGTCTTTGTTCTGTCATATGTGGCACCAACAAGAAAAAATAAACTTGCACCTATTAATCCATGACTAACCATTTGCAGCATAGCTCCGCTCGTTCCAAGGCTACTAAAACTACCTATACCAATAAGAACAAAACCCATATGACTTATCGAACTGTATGCAATTTTTCTTTTAAGATTTCTTTGAGCAAAAGAAGTTAATGCAGCATAAATAATGTTGACTACCCCTAGAACTATTAATAATGGGGCAAATTGAGCATGAGCAACGGGTAATAATTGTGCATTAAATCTTAAAAGAGCATATCCTCCCATCTTTAATAAAATTCCTGCCAATAGCATATGAACAGGAGCTGTAGCCTCTCCATGAGCATCTGGAAGCCAAGTGTGAAGAGGTACTATTGGAAGTTTCACACCAAATGCAATTAAAAGCCCTACATAACATAATATTTGGAATTTTTGACTAAAATTTTGAGCCGCCAAGTGAGAAAACTCAAAGTTAGGAATTTCTGTACCATAGAATCCCATTGCTAACGCTGCTAGAAGAATGAAGATAGAACTTCCAGCTGTATAAATAATGAATTTTGTTGCTGCATATTGTCGATTTTTGCCACCCCATATAGCCAGCAATAAATAAACGGGAATTAACTCAAGTTCCCAAGTTAGAAAAAATAAAAGCATATCTTGTACCGCAAACACAGCGATTTGCCCGCCATCCATAACCAATATCAAAAAGAAAAATAACTTTGGTTTGAACTTGACTGGCCATGCAGCAAGAACTGCTAAAGCAGTTATAAAACTAGTCAATAATATTAACGGCATAGACATGCCATCAGCGCCAACAGACCAAGTAAGACCTAAATCAGGGAGCCAACTAATATTTTCTTTAAGTTGAACATTTTCATTACTAATATCAAAGCCATTTATATATGAACCTACAGTTATTAAAAAAGTTATTAATGCAATAGACAATGCAAACCATCTCACCTCTTTGCCATCCCCTTTATCTGGGAAAAAAGGTATCACAAATGCACTACCAATTGGGAATAATATTGAAGCAGATAACCAAGGGAAATGAGACAATCCAGCTCCCAAAGTTCCCAACATTTGTGTCGCAAAATGTGTATAAAAATAAGTACTCAATTTAATAAGAAATTTATCTTAAATAAAGTCTAGAAATTTTCTGCATTTTTTCACCCCAATGGACAGTGAAGACACACAATTGTAATTAAGATACCTGAGGAGATTGAAAACCAAATATAGCAACTAGTAAAATTACACCTCCAAAAACAATAAGTGCATAAAATTGAGCCCTACCAGTCTCAAAATATTTTAAACCTTCTCCACTTCCTAAAGTTACAAGTCCAGTAAGATTTACAACGCCATCAACAACCTTTGAATCAACCTCTAAAACTTCTTTAGCAAGTTTTCTACTACCCTTAACAAAAAGTTTCTCATTAATATCATCTAGGTACCATTTATTGGATAAAAATAGGTTGATGCTAGGAAACTTTTCGGCAAATAAAACTGATAAATTAATTTTTTTCACAAAATATGCCTGATAAGCAATAATGATTCCGGCTGATGCAATAAGTATTGAAGCAAGTGCTAAAGGTAAAAATTCTTTTAATTCGAAGGCTTTTGCAGCAGTCTCTGCTTCTTCAGGATCTAGTAAATTTGCAATTTTGCTATCCCATGGAAATCCCATAAAACCAATT
This window harbors:
- a CDS encoding methylenetetrahydrofolate reductase produces the protein MKSKLQQTLEKRSKVITAELMPPRGGSPVRSLKIAQLLKDKVHAVNITDGSRAVMRMCSLAMSKLLLENGIEPVMQISCRDRNKIALQSDILGANALGIRNILCITGDSIKAGDQQDAKAVHEFESVRLLQQIQAFNKGIDPTLGELSDKKTFIFAGSAADPNCRNKRSLENRMKKKKEAGAGFIQTQMVMEKENLIEFCEKISKPLEIPVIAGVFLLKSYKNALFINKYVPGAYIPENILNRLKDAKEPLQEGIKIAAEQAHDFMNIANGVHLMAVKAEHLIPEIIEKANLSLEY
- a CDS encoding segregation/condensation protein A — encoded protein: MLIKFLQDAAGKGELDPWDIDVISVIDSFLEQYTHTFNQSSNSQISYQKDLAETSEAFFAASVLVNLKAQVLESDVFKDNSSDFEDEFDLDDQDWIDKEFDIPKYPEKYLRRRSIAQPILKRTTTLGELVSQLESIAELIETQDLLLMKRKRNKKYSDKALVSHVKSLAHREKLPETTKALGKFIEGWEKALQWTDFEYLVTKWQTVVKNDLDKDRLGVFWALLFLSSENKIEIKQINYLYGPIQIKRIIPDGGLAQLPIENLEVSNASSSVA
- a CDS encoding nucleotidyltransferase family protein, with the protein product MKAMILAAGKGTRVQPITHVIPKPMIPILQKPVMEFLLELLREHNFKEIMVNVSHLAEEIENYFRDGQRFGVEIAYSFEGRIEDGELIGDALGSAGGLKKIQDFQNFFDETFVVLCGDALVDLDLTQAVKKHKQKGAIASLITKKVTKDQVSSYGVVVSDENGRIKAFQEKPKVDQALSDSINTGIYLFEPEIFNYIPSAEKFDIGADLFPKLVELDLPFFALPMDFEWVDIGKVPDYWSAIRNVLQGKVRQVQIPGKEIKPGVFTGLNVAANWEKVNITGPVYIGGMTRIEDGATIIGPSMIGPSCCICEGATIDNSIIFDYSKIGKGVRLMDKLVFGKYCVGKNGDHFDLQDASLDWLIADSRRSDLTEPSPQQKAMAELLGTDLINIPD
- a CDS encoding NAD(P)H-quinone oxidoreductase subunit 4, whose amino-acid sequence is MLGTLGAGLSHFPWLSASILFPIGSAFVIPFFPDKGDGKEVRWFALSIALITFLITVGSYINGFDISNENVQLKENISWLPDLGLTWSVGADGMSMPLILLTSFITALAVLAAWPVKFKPKLFFFLILVMDGGQIAVFAVQDMLLFFLTWELELIPVYLLLAIWGGKNRQYAATKFIIYTAGSSIFILLAALAMGFYGTEIPNFEFSHLAAQNFSQKFQILCYVGLLIAFGVKLPIVPLHTWLPDAHGEATAPVHMLLAGILLKMGGYALLRFNAQLLPVAHAQFAPLLIVLGVVNIIYAALTSFAQRNLKRKIAYSSISHMGFVLIGIGSFSSLGTSGAMLQMVSHGLIGASLFFLVGATYDRTKTLKLDEMSGVGQKMRIMFALWTACSLASLALPGMSGFVSELMVFTGFVTDEVYTLPFRVVMASLAAIGVILTPIYLLSMLREIFFGKENPQLIQERKLIDAEPREVYIIACLLLPIIGIGLYPRLITESYIASINNLVDRDLTAVKSAVKTNIFSGTKTNDILKAPTI